The Streptomyces sp. NBC_01353 genome contains a region encoding:
- the trxA gene encoding thioredoxin encodes MSTVELTKENFDQIVSDNDFVLIDFWASWCGPCRQFAPVFEAASERHEDLVFAKVDTEAQQELAAAFEIRSIPTLMIVRDNVAVFAQPGALPEAALEDVIGQARKLDMDEVRKSIEDAKQQQ; translated from the coding sequence ATGAGCACTGTTGAGCTCACCAAGGAAAACTTCGACCAGATCGTGAGTGACAACGACTTCGTTCTGATCGACTTCTGGGCTTCTTGGTGCGGTCCGTGCCGGCAGTTCGCACCGGTCTTCGAGGCGGCGTCCGAGCGTCATGAGGACCTCGTGTTCGCCAAGGTGGACACCGAGGCGCAGCAGGAGCTGGCCGCCGCCTTCGAGATCCGCTCGATCCCGACGCTGATGATCGTGCGCGACAACGTGGCCGTGTTCGCGCAGCCCGGTGCTCTGCCGGAGGCCGCCCTGGAGGACGTGATCGGTCAGGCGCGCAAGCTCGACATGGACGAGGTGCGCAAGTCCATCGAGGACGCGAAGCAGCAGCAGTAG
- a CDS encoding pirin family protein, producing the protein MSNLDRQAALSVCGGRGFVVAEPVRELLSPRHVQLGESTEVRRLLPNLGRRMVGAWAFVDHYGPDDIADEPGMQVPPHPHMGLQTVSWLHEGEVLHRDSTGSLETIRPRELGLMTSGRAISHSEESPRPHARFLHGAQLWVALPDAHRHVEPHFQHHATLPQVTAPGLTATVIMGELDGAESPGTTYSPLIGADLALAAGTETNLPLEPDFEYAVLSMSGEAHVDGVPVLPGSMLYLGCGRTELPLRAVSDAGLMLLGGEPFEEEIVMFWNWIGRSQQDIEEAREGWMNGTRFGEVKGYDGAPLPAPELPATPLKARGRVR; encoded by the coding sequence ATGAGCAATCTTGATCGTCAGGCCGCCCTCAGCGTCTGCGGCGGCCGCGGCTTCGTCGTCGCCGAGCCGGTACGGGAACTCCTCAGCCCCCGCCATGTCCAGCTCGGCGAGTCGACCGAAGTCCGCCGCCTGCTCCCGAACCTCGGCCGCCGCATGGTCGGCGCCTGGGCGTTCGTCGATCACTACGGTCCCGACGACATCGCCGACGAGCCCGGGATGCAGGTCCCGCCGCACCCGCACATGGGGCTCCAGACGGTGAGCTGGCTCCATGAGGGCGAGGTCCTGCACCGCGACAGCACGGGCAGCCTCGAGACGATCCGCCCGCGCGAGCTGGGCCTCATGACGTCCGGCCGGGCGATCTCCCACTCCGAGGAGAGCCCCAGGCCCCACGCCCGCTTCCTCCACGGCGCACAGCTGTGGGTGGCGCTCCCGGACGCCCACCGCCACGTCGAGCCCCACTTCCAGCACCACGCGACCCTCCCGCAGGTCACCGCCCCCGGCCTGACGGCCACGGTGATCATGGGCGAACTCGACGGCGCCGAGTCGCCCGGCACCACCTACAGCCCCCTGATCGGCGCCGACCTCGCCCTGGCGGCGGGCACGGAGACGAACCTCCCGCTGGAGCCGGACTTCGAGTACGCGGTCCTGTCGATGTCGGGGGAGGCCCACGTCGACGGCGTCCCGGTCCTGCCGGGCTCGATGCTCTACCTCGGCTGCGGCCGCACGGAACTCCCTCTGCGCGCGGTCTCGGACGCCGGCCTGATGCTCTTGGGCGGCGAGCCGTTCGAGGAGGAGATCGTCATGTTCTGGAACTGGATCGGACGGTCCCAGCAGGATATCGAAGAAGCTCGCGAGGGGTGGATGAACGGCACCAGGTTCGGCGAGGTGAAGGGGTACGACGGCGCCCCGCTTCCAGCCCCGGAGCTGCCCGCGACCCCGCTGAAGGCGCGGGGGCGCGTGCGCTGA
- a CDS encoding NAD(P)/FAD-dependent oxidoreductase, with protein sequence MTHEVEHEYDVVVLGAGPVGENVVDRARAAGLSVAVVESELVGGECSYWACMPSKTLLRPAIARSDARMVPGLRQLVQGPLDAAAVLAHRDYYVSDWKDDGAVRWLDSTGARLYRGRGRLRGTRKVAVEGPEGEHHLLTARHAVAVCTGTRAALPDLPGLTGARPWTSREATSSHHVPDRLIVVGGGVVAAEMATAWQALGSHVTVLVRGRGLLPRMEPFVGEHIADALTERGADIRTGVNVAAVVRDGGTGPVTVVLEGGDRVEGDEVLFATGRSPRTDDIGLETVGLEPGSWLPVDDTLRVTGSDWLYAVGDVNHRVLMTHQGKYQARIAGAAIVARAAGAEVSETERWGAHTATADHAAVPQVVFTDPEGASVGLSLAEAERAGHRVRAVDLDLSGVAGAGLYADGYRGHARMVVDLDRETVLGVTFVGPGIGELLHSATVAVAGEVPIERLWHAVPAYPTLSEAWLRLLEAYRDGAGES encoded by the coding sequence ATGACGCATGAGGTGGAGCACGAGTACGACGTGGTGGTCCTGGGTGCGGGGCCGGTCGGCGAGAACGTCGTGGACCGGGCCCGGGCGGCCGGACTGAGCGTGGCGGTCGTGGAGAGCGAACTGGTCGGAGGAGAGTGCTCGTACTGGGCGTGCATGCCCAGCAAGACGCTGCTGCGCCCGGCCATCGCCCGCTCCGACGCCCGCATGGTGCCGGGGCTGCGCCAGCTGGTCCAAGGGCCGCTGGACGCGGCGGCCGTGCTCGCCCACCGCGACTACTACGTCTCCGACTGGAAGGACGACGGCGCCGTCCGCTGGCTCGACTCCACCGGCGCCCGCCTCTACCGCGGCCGCGGCCGGCTGCGCGGCACCCGCAAGGTCGCCGTCGAGGGACCCGAGGGCGAGCACCACCTCCTCACCGCCCGGCACGCCGTCGCCGTCTGCACCGGAACCCGCGCCGCACTGCCCGATCTGCCCGGCCTGACCGGGGCCAGGCCCTGGACCAGCCGCGAGGCCACCAGCTCCCACCATGTCCCGGACCGGCTCATCGTGGTCGGCGGGGGAGTGGTCGCCGCGGAGATGGCTACCGCCTGGCAGGCCCTCGGCTCCCACGTCACGGTCCTCGTACGCGGCAGGGGGCTGCTGCCCCGGATGGAGCCGTTCGTCGGCGAACACATCGCCGACGCCCTCACCGAGCGCGGCGCGGACATCCGGACCGGCGTCAACGTCGCGGCTGTCGTACGTGACGGGGGTACGGGGCCGGTCACCGTGGTCCTGGAGGGCGGCGACCGGGTCGAGGGCGACGAGGTCCTCTTCGCCACCGGTCGCAGCCCGCGCACCGACGACATCGGCCTGGAGACCGTCGGCCTGGAGCCGGGCTCCTGGCTGCCCGTCGACGACACCCTCCGTGTCACCGGCAGCGACTGGCTGTACGCCGTCGGGGACGTCAACCACCGTGTCCTGATGACCCATCAGGGCAAATATCAGGCCCGGATCGCCGGGGCCGCGATCGTCGCCCGGGCGGCCGGCGCCGAGGTTTCGGAGACCGAGCGCTGGGGCGCGCACACGGCCACCGCCGACCACGCGGCCGTGCCGCAGGTGGTCTTCACGGACCCCGAGGGCGCGTCGGTCGGGCTCTCCCTCGCCGAGGCCGAGCGCGCCGGACACCGCGTCCGCGCCGTCGACCTGGACCTCTCGGGCGTGGCCGGCGCGGGGCTGTACGCGGACGGATACCGCGGTCACGCGCGTATGGTCGTCGACCTGGACCGCGAGACCGTCCTCGGGGTCACCTTCGTGGGACCCGGCATCGGCGAACTGCTCCACTCGGCGACCGTCGCGGTCGCGGGCGAGGTGCCGATCGAGCGGCTCTGGCACGCCGTCCCCGCGTACCCGACGCTGAGCGAGGCGTGGCTGCGGCTCCTGGAGGCGTACCGGGACGGTGCGGGGGAGTCATGA
- a CDS encoding amidohydrolase, which yields MNSTTPADLVLTRARVHTVDPALPEAEALAVRDGRIVWLGADADAAIWVGPDTRIIDAGGRLVLPGFIDAHNHVRLGSDDACVQLAGARTLDEIHERIRTWHTAHPEARWIEAEAFDYSAIPGGRMPTAADLDPVTGDTPALVLSYDVHTAWLNTAALHRLGIDRDHVDVPFGTAVTDSETGEPTGFVKDFAVKGLSRAGHRALRELGVPWAAPDRQYGRLAKSLDDAIGYGITTVVEPQNSLDDLALFERARAEGRLRSRIVAALFHPRGTTEADLDEFAAAARKFDDDRFRVGPLKLYIDDVVEPRTAALLEPYAGCGHHRGDTFYPPEEFADLLTGLDARGFQCFVHATGDRGIRTVLDAVARARATNGPRDARHQVVHVECLDPADTPRFAQLGVVACMQPRHAAPDIAGPGQDWAENIGPDRWHKAWPLRSLHAAGAVLALSSDWNVAEMDPMVGIYTAVTRRPLHGGGEPWTPEETIDVATAIEGYTMGSAYANFLEEERGSLSVGKLADFVVLSRDILRVDPERIPGTVAETVVVGGQVVRTGADR from the coding sequence ATGAACAGCACCACCCCCGCCGATCTGGTCCTCACCCGGGCCCGCGTGCACACCGTCGACCCCGCCCTGCCGGAGGCCGAGGCGCTCGCCGTGCGCGACGGACGGATCGTCTGGCTCGGCGCGGACGCCGACGCGGCGATCTGGGTCGGACCCGACACCCGGATCATCGACGCCGGAGGCCGACTCGTCCTGCCCGGCTTCATCGACGCCCACAACCACGTACGCCTCGGTTCCGACGACGCCTGCGTCCAGCTCGCCGGCGCCCGCACCCTCGACGAGATCCATGAGCGGATCCGCACCTGGCACACCGCCCACCCCGAAGCCCGGTGGATCGAGGCCGAGGCCTTCGACTACTCGGCGATCCCCGGCGGACGGATGCCGACCGCCGCCGACCTCGACCCGGTCACCGGCGACACCCCCGCACTCGTCCTCAGCTACGACGTGCACACCGCCTGGCTCAACACCGCCGCCCTGCACCGCCTCGGCATCGACCGGGACCATGTCGACGTGCCGTTCGGCACCGCCGTGACGGACTCCGAGACCGGCGAACCCACCGGATTCGTCAAGGACTTCGCGGTCAAGGGGCTCTCCCGCGCGGGCCACCGCGCCCTGCGCGAGCTCGGCGTTCCGTGGGCGGCGCCCGACCGCCAGTACGGTCGGCTCGCCAAGAGCCTCGACGACGCCATCGGCTACGGCATCACCACCGTCGTCGAACCCCAGAACTCCCTCGACGACCTCGCCCTCTTCGAGCGGGCCCGCGCCGAGGGCCGGCTCCGTTCCCGGATCGTCGCCGCCCTCTTCCACCCGCGTGGCACCACCGAGGCCGACCTCGACGAATTCGCCGCCGCGGCACGGAAGTTCGACGACGACCGATTCCGGGTCGGCCCCCTCAAGCTGTACATCGACGACGTCGTCGAACCCCGTACGGCCGCCCTCCTGGAACCGTACGCCGGGTGCGGACACCACCGCGGCGACACGTTCTACCCGCCGGAGGAGTTCGCCGACCTGCTCACCGGACTCGACGCGCGCGGCTTCCAGTGCTTCGTGCACGCCACCGGCGACCGCGGCATCCGTACGGTCCTCGACGCCGTCGCCCGCGCCCGCGCCACCAACGGGCCGCGCGACGCGCGCCATCAGGTCGTCCACGTCGAGTGCCTCGACCCCGCCGACACCCCGCGCTTCGCCCAACTGGGGGTCGTCGCCTGTATGCAGCCCCGGCACGCCGCTCCCGACATCGCGGGACCGGGCCAGGACTGGGCGGAGAACATCGGCCCCGACCGCTGGCACAAGGCCTGGCCCCTCCGTAGCCTGCACGCCGCCGGAGCCGTTCTCGCCCTCTCCAGCGACTGGAACGTCGCCGAGATGGACCCCATGGTCGGCATCTACACGGCTGTCACCCGCCGCCCGCTCCACGGCGGCGGGGAGCCCTGGACCCCGGAGGAGACGATCGACGTCGCCACCGCGATCGAGGGCTACACGATGGGTTCGGCCTACGCCAACTTCCTCGAAGAGGAGCGGGGCTCGCTGAGCGTCGGCAAGCTCGCCGACTTCGTGGTCCTCTCCCGCGACATCCTCCGCGTGGACCCGGAACGGATTCCGGGAACGGTGGCCGAGACCGTCGTGGTGGGCGGCCAGGTCGTCCGTACGGGCGCCGACCGCTGA
- a CDS encoding cupin domain-containing protein: MAKQTFDPNRLTFEQGVERIKNAVRESGLDVENRIITSRDEGVEKALKILEVDNVPPGFRKWQLPVYMACESQLYITVAEPGAQASPHAHNDGAGIRFIAGGSIVYNGFELTAGDWMYVPAGKEYSFEVGRYGALMCYCYCCSCA, encoded by the coding sequence ATGGCGAAGCAGACCTTTGATCCCAACAGGCTCACGTTCGAGCAGGGGGTGGAGCGCATCAAGAACGCGGTCCGCGAGAGCGGACTCGACGTCGAGAACCGCATCATCACGTCGAGGGATGAGGGAGTCGAGAAAGCGCTCAAGATTCTCGAGGTCGACAATGTCCCGCCGGGATTCCGTAAGTGGCAGCTTCCGGTGTACATGGCCTGTGAGTCCCAGCTCTACATCACGGTTGCCGAGCCGGGCGCACAGGCGTCCCCGCACGCGCACAACGACGGTGCCGGCATCCGGTTCATCGCGGGTGGGTCGATCGTCTACAACGGCTTTGAACTCACGGCCGGGGACTGGATGTACGTCCCGGCGGGCAAGGAGTACTCCTTCGAGGTCGGCCGTTATGGCGCGCTGATGTGTTACTGCTACTGCTGCTCTTGCGCCTGA
- a CDS encoding PQQ-binding-like beta-propeller repeat protein has translation MAARTTDDTNPGRKQWLSSREGTGRLRLLLAAVAALLAVGLATGCSAPGGSLRVVWEAPVDDNARDYGNGAWLVGDTLVRSRYDAVTAFDAGSGERRWEYAPPGHGHVCAVGRRAAGSVVLLTRGNRGPGGQGCATVAALDLTTGRELWHVRRAPADLTESLTDVVAVGGGLAVLRDGDDRWILETIRPAVPGSEALRAFDLRTGAPRWKAAVPAGCVPERVSAGERQVLAVLTCGRTELRLAAFNRADGKARWSAPLGGRPTPGTDAEVTLLSTDPVVVQVGGTAQGGPPGAYLAFGEDGTALGRIESAGAHGTIQSHRPGLVAVADGRLYAAAEAKRGKEYVNRVVAFDLAKGTEVWRHDLTSGRALLALEAAGGRVTALARSLGRRHDGTEELLVLDAATGDEQDSRDTGSDIDHKTGELAGLLTYEDRVIAVRWGWGVRPFSAYEPG, from the coding sequence ATGGCAGCTCGCACGACCGACGACACGAATCCGGGACGAAAGCAGTGGCTCTCGTCCCGTGAGGGAACGGGGCGGCTCCGCCTCCTCCTCGCGGCCGTCGCAGCGCTGCTCGCTGTCGGCCTCGCCACGGGCTGCTCCGCCCCGGGGGGCTCGCTGCGCGTCGTCTGGGAGGCCCCGGTCGACGACAACGCCCGGGACTACGGGAACGGTGCCTGGCTGGTCGGCGACACGCTTGTCCGCAGTCGGTACGACGCCGTCACCGCCTTCGACGCCGGGTCGGGCGAGCGGCGCTGGGAGTACGCACCGCCCGGTCACGGGCATGTGTGCGCGGTCGGTCGCCGTGCGGCCGGTTCCGTCGTCCTGCTCACGCGGGGGAACCGTGGCCCGGGCGGTCAGGGCTGCGCGACCGTCGCTGCGCTGGACCTCACGACCGGCCGGGAGCTGTGGCACGTCCGGCGCGCCCCGGCCGACCTGACGGAGTCGCTCACCGACGTAGTTGCGGTCGGCGGCGGGCTCGCCGTGCTGAGGGACGGCGACGACCGCTGGATCCTCGAGACGATCCGGCCTGCCGTTCCGGGGTCGGAGGCCCTGCGCGCTTTCGACCTGCGGACTGGCGCCCCGCGCTGGAAGGCAGCGGTCCCGGCGGGTTGTGTGCCCGAGCGAGTCTCCGCCGGCGAGCGACAGGTCCTCGCGGTGCTCACCTGCGGCCGCACCGAGCTACGGCTCGCCGCGTTCAACCGGGCCGACGGGAAGGCGCGGTGGTCCGCGCCGCTCGGCGGCCGCCCGACTCCGGGCACGGACGCGGAGGTGACGCTGCTGTCGACCGATCCGGTGGTCGTGCAGGTCGGCGGGACCGCGCAAGGCGGCCCTCCGGGCGCCTACCTCGCTTTCGGCGAGGACGGGACGGCCCTGGGCCGCATCGAGTCCGCCGGTGCTCACGGCACGATCCAGTCGCACCGGCCCGGTCTCGTGGCAGTTGCGGACGGGCGGCTTTACGCCGCCGCCGAGGCCAAGCGGGGCAAGGAGTACGTGAACCGGGTGGTCGCCTTCGATCTCGCGAAGGGCACCGAGGTGTGGCGGCACGACCTGACCTCAGGCCGCGCCCTCCTCGCGCTCGAAGCGGCCGGCGGCCGAGTGACCGCCCTCGCCCGCAGCCTCGGCCGCAGGCATGACGGCACGGAGGAACTGCTGGTCCTCGACGCCGCCACCGGCGACGAGCAGGACAGCCGCGACACCGGCTCCGACATCGACCACAAGACGGGCGAACTCGCGGGCCTGCTCACCTACGAGGACCGGGTCATCGCCGTGCGGTGGGGCTGGGGCGTGCGGCCCTTCTCGGCGTACGAACCGGGATGA
- a CDS encoding tetratricopeptide repeat protein, whose product MNDTYYEFGTAGERWDRAQLFFEAKEYLTAVRILRGLVAEHPEQTAQRLLLARAYYHSAQLSRAETELRAVLDRDPVEHYARLMLGRTLERQGRAAEAAPHLRLAAAMTGEQLD is encoded by the coding sequence GTGAACGACACGTACTACGAGTTCGGAACAGCCGGTGAGCGCTGGGACCGCGCCCAGCTGTTCTTCGAGGCGAAGGAGTACCTGACGGCCGTCCGCATCCTGCGCGGCCTGGTCGCCGAGCACCCCGAGCAGACCGCCCAGCGCCTGCTGCTCGCGCGCGCCTACTACCACTCCGCTCAGCTGTCCCGCGCCGAGACCGAGCTGCGCGCCGTGCTCGACCGGGACCCGGTGGAGCACTACGCCCGGCTCATGCTCGGCCGCACCCTGGAGCGACAGGGGCGGGCCGCCGAGGCCGCGCCGCACCTGCGGCTCGCCGCCGCGATGACCGGGGAGCAGCTCGACTGA
- a CDS encoding DUF305 domain-containing protein, whose translation MRAFINPTSRKLALAGAVAAAALLLSACGSDSGSTSGMDHGAKTSASAGATPTASASVGAPGAFNDADVAFAQAMIPHHEQALAMAKLADGRAEDAGVKKIVVDVEKAQDPEIQKMKSWLKGWGKPESAGQSGHGGAHGGHDMAGMMSEQDMKDLESLKGSAFDRKFAELMIAHHEGAVEMARAEQKDGGNETAKKLADDVVRTQSAEITELRKILGRL comes from the coding sequence ATGCGTGCCTTCATCAACCCCACCAGCAGGAAGCTCGCACTCGCCGGTGCCGTGGCCGCCGCGGCGCTCCTGCTCTCCGCCTGCGGCTCCGACAGCGGCTCCACGAGCGGGATGGACCACGGCGCGAAGACCAGCGCGTCCGCCGGCGCCACTCCCACCGCCTCCGCCTCCGTCGGCGCCCCCGGCGCCTTCAACGACGCGGACGTCGCGTTCGCGCAGGCGATGATCCCGCACCACGAGCAGGCCCTCGCGATGGCGAAGCTCGCCGACGGGCGGGCCGAGGACGCCGGCGTCAAGAAGATCGTCGTCGATGTCGAGAAGGCCCAGGATCCCGAGATCCAGAAGATGAAGTCCTGGCTCAAGGGCTGGGGCAAGCCCGAGTCCGCCGGTCAGAGCGGTCACGGCGGCGCCCACGGCGGTCACGACATGGCCGGGATGATGTCCGAGCAGGACATGAAGGACCTGGAGTCCCTCAAGGGCAGCGCCTTCGACCGGAAGTTCGCCGAGCTGATGATCGCCCACCACGAAGGGGCGGTCGAGATGGCCAGGGCGGAGCAGAAGGACGGCGGCAACGAGACGGCGAAGAAGCTCGCCGACGACGTGGTGCGGACCCAGTCCGCCGAGATCACGGAGCTGCGGAAGATCCTCGGCCGCCTCTGA
- a CDS encoding DUF6153 family protein → MRTGRVGRSNTRAGGALAQLLLVVVLALGVFVMHAVGHPESPSDAAADGMTHVSAAPHQTDDEAPASSSHDPGMDMDMTTLCVAVLGIWALARFVLAALRRRPDRLVGLLSRLTHALGPNAPPRIPPDLAQLSVLRI, encoded by the coding sequence GTGCGTACGGGACGAGTGGGACGCAGCAACACGCGAGCGGGCGGCGCCTTGGCGCAGCTGCTCCTCGTGGTGGTGCTCGCCCTCGGCGTCTTCGTGATGCACGCCGTGGGCCACCCGGAGAGCCCGTCGGACGCCGCGGCGGACGGCATGACACATGTCTCCGCCGCCCCGCACCAGACGGACGACGAGGCGCCCGCCTCCTCCTCCCACGATCCCGGCATGGATATGGACATGACCACGCTCTGCGTGGCGGTCCTCGGCATCTGGGCCCTGGCGCGGTTCGTCCTCGCCGCGCTCCGGCGCCGCCCCGACCGGCTGGTCGGGCTGCTCAGCCGGCTCACCCACGCGCTGGGGCCGAACGCCCCGCCGCGCATACCTCCCGACCTCGCTCAGCTGTCCGTTCTGCGGATTTAG
- a CDS encoding TetR/AcrR family transcriptional regulator produces MAGAARRRDGHIAQERMLEEAMAAIAEGGLASLTMSALAERLGTSGGHILYYFGSKDLLLLAVLRWSEAALAEERRALLARRLTAERKLDLFLRLYLPHGPRDPRWTLWIELWPRTPGNEALREAQRELDRGWQEDLETLLAKGVAQSRFAPMDAADVTARASELLALLDGLSTRVVLGEESGPDARPALQAARAAADLLIPRA; encoded by the coding sequence GTGGCAGGGGCAGCACGGCGGCGCGACGGGCACATCGCCCAGGAACGGATGCTCGAGGAGGCCATGGCGGCCATCGCCGAGGGCGGCCTCGCTTCGCTGACCATGTCGGCGCTGGCCGAACGCCTGGGCACGAGCGGCGGCCACATCCTGTACTACTTCGGCAGCAAGGATCTGCTCCTGCTTGCCGTGCTGCGCTGGAGCGAGGCAGCCCTCGCCGAGGAGCGCCGGGCGCTGCTGGCCCGGCGGCTGACGGCGGAGCGCAAGCTCGACCTCTTCCTACGGCTCTATCTCCCGCACGGCCCGCGCGACCCGCGCTGGACGCTCTGGATCGAGCTCTGGCCCCGTACCCCTGGGAACGAAGCCCTGCGCGAGGCCCAGCGGGAGCTGGACCGCGGCTGGCAGGAGGATCTGGAGACGCTGCTCGCCAAGGGCGTGGCCCAGTCCCGCTTCGCGCCGATGGACGCGGCCGACGTCACGGCCCGCGCCTCCGAACTCCTCGCACTCCTCGACGGTCTGAGCACCCGCGTGGTCCTCGGCGAGGAATCCGGACCGGACGCGCGCCCTGCGCTCCAGGCGGCCCGCGCGGCGGCGGACCTGCTGATCCCGAGGGCCTGA
- a CDS encoding 3'-5' exonuclease (3'-5' exonuclease of DNA polymerase III) yields MTSGAPDLTNDYDGPCAVCGAVVPAGAGVLRHGPTGGWEVFHPGHVPEPAPPPRQDLPGWHRRHLLALDIATTGNRAAVDRILTAAVRGSDGAIGDWIMDPGSNVQSSPPDRIHAVTPERARAEGVPAARALDEVATLLADHLASNEILVVWFAPYVLTMLHAELLRHGVPTLTDRLPHGVAPVCDPLVLDRHADRYRAGSRSLRAVTAWYGIPHAHPGEAASDAEATLELAQALAASYPSLAKLSRPALHTEQIRWNAEQSRRHPDALEWPFAAVEPLPWEEPPAG; encoded by the coding sequence ATGACCTCCGGGGCCCCGGACCTCACCAACGACTACGACGGGCCCTGCGCCGTCTGTGGGGCGGTCGTGCCGGCCGGGGCCGGAGTGCTCCGGCACGGCCCGACCGGCGGCTGGGAGGTCTTCCACCCCGGGCACGTACCGGAGCCCGCGCCGCCGCCCCGGCAGGATCTGCCGGGCTGGCACCGCCGTCACCTCTTGGCGCTGGACATCGCGACCACCGGCAACAGGGCGGCCGTCGACCGGATCCTCACGGCGGCGGTCAGGGGCAGTGACGGCGCGATCGGAGACTGGATCATGGATCCTGGATCCAATGTCCAATCTTCGCCGCCGGACAGGATCCACGCAGTCACTCCGGAGCGTGCCCGGGCGGAGGGGGTGCCCGCCGCGAGAGCCCTGGACGAGGTGGCCACCCTGCTCGCCGACCACCTGGCGTCGAACGAGATCCTGGTCGTCTGGTTCGCCCCGTACGTCCTGACCATGCTCCACGCCGAACTGCTACGCCACGGCGTGCCCACGTTGACCGACCGCCTTCCGCACGGAGTGGCGCCCGTCTGCGATCCCCTGGTCCTGGACCGCCACGCCGACCGCTATCGCGCCGGCTCCCGCTCCCTGCGGGCCGTCACCGCCTGGTACGGCATCCCGCACGCCCACCCCGGGGAGGCCGCGTCCGACGCGGAGGCCACGCTGGAGCTCGCCCAGGCCCTCGCGGCCTCGTACCCGTCGCTCGCCAAGCTCTCGCGCCCCGCACTGCACACCGAACAGATCCGCTGGAACGCCGAGCAGTCCCGTCGCCATCCCGACGCCCTGGAGTGGCCATTCGCCGCCGTCGAGCCATTGCCGTGGGAGGAACCGCCGGCCGGCTGA
- a CDS encoding cytosine permease, whose protein sequence is MVQMETTADVGRDQVFQVEGHGIDPIPDAERHGSAKDVFWLWFGSNLTFTYVINGALAVAFGLSFWQATAVVVIGGLSFFAIGAAGLSGVRTGTATLVISRAAFGVRGNWPAGLLNWVVSIGYTIVNTVVGTLALDALFADLGWSAGHASRALALFVTLALTFAVALWGHATVQFAERWMAYALALGFAGLLVFVLPGADTAAPAAGPGAVGWSLAFVVMLAGPFSYLPMPADYTRYLPRTTSLKALTWSGALGGFLSSVALGVAGVAAATQADMTDAVAGAEGLLPGWFQPLFLALILGGSVTNSIITLYSSSLNLQVLGIPWSRARAIVISAAVTALGSLGALFLTDFTTSLLAFLSLLIIVFAPWGGVFLADMVLRRCAYDSDALHAGPGGGYWYRSGWHPAGIVALLVGMLFAALTCDSELWTGPLVAPLGGADLTLLGAAVSAIVYVLLARRSVTPAQP, encoded by the coding sequence ATGGTGCAGATGGAGACAACGGCGGACGTCGGCCGCGACCAGGTCTTCCAGGTCGAGGGACACGGCATCGACCCCATTCCCGACGCCGAACGCCACGGCAGCGCCAAGGACGTCTTCTGGCTCTGGTTCGGCTCCAACCTCACGTTCACCTACGTGATCAACGGCGCTCTCGCCGTCGCCTTCGGACTCTCCTTCTGGCAGGCCACCGCGGTCGTCGTCATCGGCGGGCTCTCCTTCTTCGCCATCGGCGCCGCGGGACTGAGCGGCGTCCGCACCGGCACCGCCACCCTCGTCATATCCCGAGCCGCCTTCGGCGTCCGCGGCAACTGGCCCGCCGGGCTGCTCAACTGGGTCGTCAGCATCGGCTACACCATCGTCAACACGGTCGTCGGCACCCTCGCCCTCGACGCCCTCTTCGCCGACCTCGGCTGGAGCGCCGGCCACGCGTCACGCGCCCTCGCCCTGTTCGTCACCCTCGCCCTGACCTTCGCCGTCGCCCTGTGGGGCCACGCGACCGTCCAGTTCGCCGAACGCTGGATGGCCTACGCCCTCGCGCTCGGCTTCGCCGGCCTGCTGGTCTTCGTGCTCCCCGGCGCCGACACCGCCGCACCGGCCGCGGGACCCGGCGCCGTCGGCTGGAGCCTCGCCTTCGTCGTCATGCTCGCGGGCCCCTTCTCGTACCTTCCGATGCCCGCCGACTACACCCGCTACCTGCCCCGCACCACCTCGCTCAAGGCCCTCACCTGGAGCGGCGCGCTCGGCGGCTTCCTCTCCTCCGTCGCCCTGGGCGTCGCCGGGGTCGCCGCCGCGACGCAGGCGGACATGACGGACGCGGTCGCCGGCGCCGAAGGGCTGCTCCCCGGCTGGTTCCAGCCCCTCTTCCTCGCTCTGATCCTCGGCGGCTCGGTCACCAACTCGATCATCACGCTCTACTCCTCGAGTCTGAACCTCCAGGTCCTCGGCATCCCGTGGAGTCGCGCCCGCGCCATCGTGATCAGCGCCGCCGTCACCGCCCTCGGCTCGCTCGGCGCCCTCTTCCTCACCGACTTCACCACCTCGCTCCTCGCCTTCCTCTCCCTCCTGATCATCGTCTTCGCCCCCTGGGGCGGCGTCTTCCTCGCCGACATGGTCCTGCGCCGCTGCGCCTATGACTCCGACGCCCTGCACGCGGGACCGGGCGGCGGCTACTGGTACCGCTCGGGATGGCACCCGGCCGGGATCGTCGCCCTGCTCGTCGGAATGCTCTTCGCCGCCCTCACCTGCGACTCCGAGCTCTGGACCGGTCCGCTCGTCGCCCCACTCGGCGGCGCCGACCTCACCCTCCTCGGCGCGGCCGTCTCCGCGATCGTCTACGTCCTCCTCGCCCGTCGCAGCGTCACCCCCGCACAGCCGTAA